Proteins encoded together in one Thermophilibacter immobilis window:
- the pstA gene encoding phosphate ABC transporter permease PstA: protein MARDLAAHVTRIRRQDQVATSMLTAIVGFVLLLLAAIVAYILYEGLGKALSPGFLTTSPLAEESPGILFELFDSFYMLFWTLLISVPISLGAAIFLVEYAPDNAVTSVAKTAIETLSSLPSIVVGMFGSLFFVQVLGFGVSIISGALALTMFNIPILVRTIQQALEDVPRSQRDAALAMGLTRWETTINVLLPAAMPAIVTGVVISAGRVFGEAAALIFTAGAAPARLNFASLNLASPTNPWNIFRPAETMAVHIWKLRMEPSAGNDVVAWGTAAILIICILLFNVLARALGKALARRLTSE, encoded by the coding sequence ATGGCTAGGGACCTCGCCGCTCACGTCACTCGCATTAGGCGACAGGACCAAGTCGCCACGAGCATGCTCACGGCCATCGTTGGCTTCGTCTTGCTGCTGCTCGCGGCCATCGTTGCCTACATCCTCTACGAGGGTCTCGGCAAGGCCCTCTCGCCCGGGTTCCTTACGACCTCGCCTTTGGCCGAGGAAAGCCCCGGCATCCTGTTCGAGCTCTTCGACTCGTTCTACATGCTCTTCTGGACCCTTCTCATCTCCGTGCCCATCTCTCTGGGCGCGGCGATCTTCCTCGTCGAGTACGCGCCCGACAACGCGGTCACCTCAGTCGCCAAGACCGCCATCGAGACGCTCTCGAGCCTGCCGTCTATCGTCGTGGGCATGTTTGGCTCCCTCTTCTTCGTGCAGGTTCTGGGCTTTGGCGTCTCCATCATCTCGGGCGCCCTGGCTCTTACGATGTTCAACATCCCGATCTTGGTGCGCACGATCCAGCAGGCTCTGGAGGACGTCCCGCGCAGTCAGCGCGACGCCGCCCTTGCCATGGGCCTCACGCGCTGGGAGACCACGATCAACGTGCTCCTGCCGGCCGCCATGCCCGCGATCGTGACGGGCGTGGTCATCTCGGCCGGCCGCGTGTTTGGTGAGGCTGCGGCCCTGATCTTCACCGCGGGCGCTGCGCCCGCGCGCCTCAACTTTGCGAGCCTCAACCTGGCGTCCCCCACCAACCCCTGGAACATCTTCCGGCCCGCCGAGACCATGGCGGTTCACATCTGGAAGCTGAGGATGGAGCCCTCCGCGGGCAACGACGTGGTTGCGTGGGGCACGGCCGCCATCCTCATCATCTGCATCCTTCTGTTCAACGTCCTCGCCCGCGCCCTGGGCAAGGCCCTCGCGAGGAGGCTGACGAGCGAATGA
- the pstC gene encoding phosphate ABC transporter permease subunit PstC, producing the protein MARRMMPKRRLEKVGLGITGACVCVVALVVAALIVMVAQQGLTTFTSDGVDPVSFLTGQNWIPSEGRFGAAPLIVGSFSVTLLSTLIALPIALGSAIFVVEVRPAFGRKVFQPLVELLVGIPSVVYGLIGLTVVNAAMRAIFGDAAGTGAGILSGAIVLAVMILPTVTTLVIDALAAVPDSYRDGSYALGCTRWQTIWHVVLRSAAPSIMTAVILGMTRAFGETLAVQMVIGGVERSMPNGLLDPAATLTTALTSGLSNATTGSVEYHALWSLGLLLMGMSLLFILIIHLIGRRGTKSHG; encoded by the coding sequence ATGGCAAGACGCATGATGCCAAAGCGACGGCTCGAGAAGGTGGGCCTCGGTATTACCGGGGCCTGCGTCTGCGTCGTGGCGCTTGTCGTCGCGGCCCTGATCGTGATGGTTGCTCAGCAGGGCCTGACCACGTTCACTTCGGATGGTGTCGATCCTGTCTCGTTTCTCACGGGCCAGAACTGGATTCCGTCCGAAGGGCGCTTCGGTGCCGCACCGCTCATCGTGGGGTCCTTCTCGGTCACGCTCCTCTCGACCCTCATCGCCCTTCCCATCGCCCTGGGATCGGCCATCTTCGTCGTCGAGGTGCGCCCCGCCTTTGGACGCAAGGTGTTCCAGCCCCTCGTGGAGCTGCTCGTGGGCATCCCCTCGGTCGTCTACGGGCTCATCGGCCTCACGGTGGTCAACGCGGCGATGCGCGCGATCTTCGGGGATGCGGCCGGCACCGGGGCGGGCATCCTCTCGGGGGCCATCGTGCTTGCCGTCATGATCCTGCCAACGGTGACCACCCTCGTCATCGACGCGCTGGCCGCTGTGCCCGACTCCTACCGCGACGGCTCCTACGCCCTGGGCTGCACGCGCTGGCAGACCATCTGGCACGTCGTCTTGAGGAGCGCCGCCCCTTCCATCATGACGGCCGTCATCCTGGGCATGACGCGTGCCTTCGGCGAGACGCTCGCCGTGCAGATGGTCATAGGCGGCGTGGAGCGCTCCATGCCCAACGGCCTGCTCGACCCGGCCGCCACGCTGACCACCGCCCTCACGAGCGGGCTGTCCAACGCCACGACGGGCTCGGTCGAGTACCACGCGCTGTGGTCTCTGGGCCTTTTGCTCATGGGGATGTCGCTCCTCTTCATCCTGATCATCCACCTCATCGGCAGAAGGGGGACAAAGAGCCATGGCTAG
- a CDS encoding phosphate ABC transporter substrate-binding protein — protein sequence MLTFDSLSRRQFLGLLGSAAAVAGLGLAGCGSTSEEAPAADSGAASLTGSIVCSGATSFQPLVEAAANKFMDANPDVSISITGGGSGQGLSDIKDGTAQIGRSDVFAETKLEAADVEKLVDNQVAIVGMGPIVNSGVDVDDLTVDQLKGIFTGAITDWGEVGGTAGTIQVINRKAGSGTRATFEDAVLAGETVPDSFRPVAEEDSSGTVVAKVSQTQGAISYLAFSYYDESKFKALSVDGVAPTAANVESGDFKIWSYEHMYTSVDADDATKAFIEYMLSDEVQGSLVEDEGFIPLTGMEVQKDAEGKVSKK from the coding sequence ATGCTCACTTTTGATAGCCTCTCCCGCCGCCAGTTCCTCGGCCTGCTTGGCAGCGCCGCCGCCGTGGCCGGCCTCGGCCTCGCGGGCTGCGGGTCCACGAGCGAAGAAGCCCCTGCGGCGGACAGCGGGGCAGCGTCCCTCACGGGATCCATCGTCTGCTCCGGGGCCACCTCGTTTCAGCCGCTCGTCGAGGCCGCGGCCAACAAGTTCATGGACGCCAACCCAGACGTGAGCATCTCCATCACCGGCGGTGGCTCCGGCCAGGGCCTCTCCGACATCAAGGACGGCACGGCCCAGATTGGCCGCTCCGATGTCTTCGCCGAGACCAAGCTGGAGGCGGCCGACGTCGAGAAGCTCGTCGACAACCAGGTCGCCATCGTGGGCATGGGCCCGATCGTGAACAGCGGCGTCGACGTGGACGACCTCACCGTCGACCAGCTCAAGGGCATCTTCACCGGCGCCATTACCGACTGGGGAGAGGTCGGCGGCACCGCCGGCACCATCCAGGTCATCAACCGCAAGGCCGGCTCGGGCACCCGCGCGACCTTCGAGGACGCGGTCCTGGCCGGCGAGACCGTGCCCGACAGCTTCAGGCCCGTCGCCGAGGAGGATTCCTCGGGCACCGTGGTCGCGAAGGTCTCCCAGACGCAGGGAGCCATTTCCTACCTGGCGTTCTCCTATTACGACGAGAGCAAATTCAAGGCCCTCTCCGTTGACGGGGTCGCCCCCACGGCTGCGAACGTCGAGAGCGGAGACTTCAAGATCTGGTCCTATGAGCACATGTACACCTCCGTCGACGCCGACGACGCTACGAAGGCCTTCATCGAGTACATGCTGTCCGACGAGGTCCAGGGCTCGCTCGTCGAGGACGAGGGCTTCATCCCCCTGACGGGCATGGAGGTCCAGAAGGACGCCGAAGGCAAGGTCAGCAAGAAGTAG
- a CDS encoding MarR family winged helix-turn-helix transcriptional regulator, which produces MTEADLLREQGSEPPEKRILHDLGYFGHFLHLHRGGRSGKQHILLVLLKSGSEMTQRELQERSYITSASLSEVVSKLEAEGLISRTRSESDRRTLMLRLTDEGGRQAREELRSRGDFEGHAFSCLSSAEVEQLAETLDLLAAHWEDLDQREKRGETACSKS; this is translated from the coding sequence ATGACAGAGGCCGATCTGCTCAGGGAGCAGGGCTCGGAGCCGCCCGAGAAGCGCATCCTGCACGACCTGGGCTACTTCGGGCACTTCCTGCACCTGCACCGCGGAGGGCGGAGCGGCAAGCAGCACATCCTGCTCGTGCTGCTCAAGAGCGGGTCGGAGATGACGCAGCGCGAGCTCCAGGAGCGCTCGTACATCACCTCTGCCTCGCTGTCCGAGGTGGTGAGCAAGCTCGAGGCAGAGGGGCTCATCTCGCGCACGCGCTCCGAGTCCGACCGCCGCACGCTCATGCTCAGGCTCACGGACGAGGGGGGGCGCCAGGCGCGCGAGGAGCTCCGGAGCCGGGGGGACTTCGAGGGACATGCGTTCTCCTGCCTCTCCTCGGCCGAGGTCGAGCAGCTCGCGGAGACGCTCGACCTCTTGGCCGCGCACTGGGAGGACCTCGATCAGAGGGAGAAGAGGGGAGAGACTGCATGCAGCAAGAGCTAG
- a CDS encoding ABC transporter ATP-binding protein produces the protein MGSIRQYKGASAATPLLVLGEVVFEVLIPFRTASLIDTIKAGADLGQILSTGAVLALMAIASLAFGALAGLTCAKASAGFGRNLRRDMFHNIQTFSFTTIDQFSTSSLVTRLTTDVTNVQLAYMMLIRTAIRSPLMLVAAFSAACLMGGWLAFVFVIVVPVLGVALFVIIRMVMPIFRRIFRKYDALNESAEENLAGIRVVKSYVREDYEKQKFEHAAEEVAHDFTHVERILALNGPIMNLCVYIVFVVIIYFGSYAIITTRGELIDVGQFSSLITYGFMMLMSLMMLSMIFAQIVMAEEGMRRIYEVLCATSTIEEPSEPVREVSDGSIDFDHVSFSYAADRDREALKDVDLHIASGEVIGIIGSTGSSKSTLVQLVARLYDVTEGTVRVGGVDVRDYELDALRNQVAMVLQKNVLFSGTIKENLRWGDPDATDDEILEASRLACADEFVQGFPEKYDTRIEQGGTNVSGGQKQRLCIARALLKRPRILILDDSTSAVDTKTDKMIRQGLRSYLPEATKLIIAQRTSSVEDADRIVVMDAGHIDAVGTHEELLRANEIYREVYLSQNKKSHDEKDLGNREVGA, from the coding sequence ATGGGGAGCATACGTCAATACAAGGGGGCGTCAGCGGCCACGCCCCTGCTCGTCCTGGGCGAGGTGGTCTTCGAGGTCCTGATCCCGTTCAGGACCGCGTCGCTCATCGACACGATCAAGGCAGGGGCGGACCTCGGGCAGATTCTGTCCACCGGCGCCGTCCTGGCGCTCATGGCCATCGCCTCCCTGGCGTTCGGCGCGCTCGCGGGCCTCACCTGCGCCAAGGCGTCGGCGGGCTTCGGGAGGAACCTGCGCCGCGACATGTTCCACAACATCCAGACCTTCTCCTTCACGACGATCGACCAGTTCTCCACGTCGTCGCTCGTGACCCGGCTCACCACCGACGTGACCAACGTGCAGCTGGCCTACATGATGCTCATCCGCACGGCCATCAGGAGCCCGCTCATGCTCGTCGCGGCCTTCTCCGCCGCGTGCCTCATGGGCGGCTGGCTGGCCTTTGTCTTCGTGATCGTCGTCCCCGTCCTGGGCGTGGCCCTCTTCGTGATCATTCGCATGGTCATGCCGATCTTCCGCCGCATCTTCCGGAAGTACGACGCGCTCAACGAGTCCGCCGAGGAGAACCTCGCGGGCATTCGCGTCGTCAAGAGCTACGTGCGCGAGGACTATGAGAAGCAGAAGTTCGAGCACGCCGCCGAGGAGGTCGCCCACGACTTCACGCACGTCGAGCGCATCCTGGCCCTCAACGGCCCGATCATGAACCTGTGCGTCTACATCGTCTTCGTCGTGATCATCTACTTCGGCTCCTACGCCATCATCACCACGCGCGGCGAGCTCATCGACGTGGGCCAGTTCTCGTCGCTCATCACCTACGGCTTCATGATGCTCATGAGCCTCATGATGCTCTCCATGATCTTTGCCCAGATCGTCATGGCCGAGGAGGGCATGCGCCGCATCTACGAGGTGCTCTGCGCCACGAGCACGATCGAGGAGCCGTCCGAACCCGTCCGCGAGGTGTCCGACGGCTCGATCGACTTCGACCACGTGAGCTTCTCCTATGCGGCCGACAGGGACCGCGAGGCCCTCAAGGACGTCGACCTGCACATAGCGAGCGGCGAGGTCATAGGCATCATCGGCTCCACCGGCTCGTCCAAGTCCACGCTCGTGCAGCTCGTCGCGCGCCTCTATGACGTAACGGAGGGCACCGTCCGCGTGGGCGGCGTGGACGTGCGCGACTACGAGCTGGATGCCCTGCGCAATCAGGTGGCCATGGTCCTGCAGAAGAACGTGCTCTTCTCGGGCACCATCAAGGAGAACCTGCGCTGGGGCGACCCCGACGCCACTGACGACGAAATCCTGGAGGCCTCCAGGCTGGCCTGCGCCGACGAGTTTGTCCAGGGCTTCCCCGAGAAGTACGACACCCGCATCGAGCAGGGGGGCACCAACGTGTCCGGGGGGCAGAAGCAGCGCCTGTGCATCGCGCGCGCCCTGCTCAAGCGTCCCAGGATCCTCATTCTCGATGACTCCACGAGCGCCGTGGACACCAAGACCGACAAGATGATCCGCCAGGGCCTCAGGAGCTACCTGCCCGAGGCCACCAAGCTCATCATCGCGCAGCGCACGAGCTCGGTCGAGGACGCCGACCGCATCGTGGTCATGGACGCCGGGCACATCGATGCCGTGGGCACCCACGAGGAGCTCCTGCGCGCCAACGAGATCTACCGCGAGGTCTACCTCTCGCAGAACAAGAAGAGCCACGACGAGAAAGACCTCGGCAACAGGGAGGTGGGCGCATGA
- a CDS encoding ABC transporter ATP-binding protein, giving the protein MSVDERDGAVAQNAPRRARNIGRTTARVLGMLREFYPVLLPLVFACVLVQAVVQALPNVFMERALTVVGDHWQTGDWAGAAAPIATDVAILVSLYGVSLTSNLIWNQAMAVITQGSLKKFRCRMFGHMQDLPVRYFDTHLHGDVMSYYTNDIDAMRQMISQSLPQLLFTSLSLACVVVVMFYYSAPLALVVIAGAGVMGLATKALGGRSARGFLHQQKAIATVEGHVEEVMSGQKVVKVFCHERRTEEAFAKLNDELEDASRTAHAYANTLMPILMNMGNLLYVIVAVAGGLLMGLGVPNLSLSGLALTIAVAVPFLNMTKQFASQIGQISNQINSVVMGLAGAERIFELLDEEPEADDGYVELVNCTIDRAGTVSECDERSGNWAWRHPHHADGTVTYTPLAGDVRLFDVDFAYEPGHTVLHDISLYAKPGQKVAFVGATGAGKTTITNLLNRFYDIADGKIRYDGININKIKKPSLRRSLGMVLQDTNLFTGTIMDNIRYGRLDATDGECMAAARLAGADGFIQRLPEGYQTMLTENGAALSQGQRQLLAIARAAVADPPVMILDEATSSIDTRTEAIVQRGMDALMAGRTTFVIAHRLSTVRNADVIIVLDHGRIIERGTHDELIAKQGTYYQLYTGAFELE; this is encoded by the coding sequence ATGAGCGTCGACGAGAGGGACGGAGCGGTCGCGCAGAACGCGCCTCGGCGCGCGCGCAACATAGGCAGGACGACCGCGCGCGTGCTCGGGATGCTGCGCGAGTTCTATCCGGTGCTGCTGCCCCTGGTCTTCGCCTGCGTGCTCGTCCAGGCCGTGGTCCAGGCCCTGCCCAACGTCTTCATGGAGCGCGCTCTCACCGTGGTCGGCGACCACTGGCAGACGGGCGACTGGGCGGGTGCGGCCGCGCCCATCGCGACCGACGTGGCGATTCTCGTCAGCCTCTACGGGGTGAGCCTTACCTCGAACCTAATCTGGAACCAGGCCATGGCCGTAATCACGCAGGGCTCGCTCAAGAAGTTCCGCTGCCGGATGTTCGGCCACATGCAGGACCTGCCCGTCCGCTACTTTGACACGCACCTGCACGGCGACGTCATGAGCTACTACACCAACGACATCGACGCCATGCGCCAGATGATCTCGCAGAGCCTGCCGCAGCTGCTCTTCACCTCGCTCTCGCTCGCCTGCGTCGTGGTCGTCATGTTCTACTACAGCGCTCCTTTGGCCCTCGTGGTCATCGCCGGCGCCGGGGTCATGGGCCTCGCCACCAAGGCGCTCGGCGGCCGCTCCGCGAGGGGGTTCCTCCACCAGCAGAAGGCAATCGCCACCGTGGAGGGCCACGTCGAGGAGGTCATGTCCGGCCAGAAGGTCGTCAAGGTCTTCTGCCACGAACGTCGGACCGAGGAGGCCTTCGCCAAGCTCAACGACGAGCTCGAGGACGCCTCGCGCACGGCACACGCCTACGCCAACACCCTCATGCCGATCCTCATGAACATGGGCAACCTGCTCTATGTCATCGTGGCCGTGGCCGGGGGCCTGCTCATGGGCCTCGGGGTACCCAATCTCTCGCTCTCGGGCCTGGCGCTCACCATTGCCGTGGCCGTGCCGTTTCTCAACATGACCAAGCAGTTCGCCTCCCAGATCGGACAAATCTCCAACCAGATCAACTCGGTCGTCATGGGCTTGGCCGGCGCCGAGCGCATCTTCGAGCTGCTCGACGAGGAGCCCGAGGCCGACGACGGCTACGTCGAGCTCGTGAACTGCACGATCGACCGTGCGGGCACCGTCTCGGAGTGCGACGAGCGCAGCGGCAACTGGGCCTGGAGGCACCCGCACCACGCGGACGGCACCGTGACCTACACCCCGCTCGCCGGCGACGTGCGCCTCTTCGACGTGGACTTCGCCTACGAGCCCGGCCACACGGTGCTGCACGACATCTCGCTGTACGCCAAGCCGGGGCAGAAGGTCGCCTTCGTCGGCGCCACGGGCGCGGGCAAGACCACGATCACCAACCTGCTCAACCGCTTCTACGACATCGCCGACGGCAAGATCCGCTACGACGGCATCAACATCAACAAGATCAAGAAGCCGTCCCTGCGTCGCTCGCTCGGCATGGTGCTGCAAGACACCAACTTGTTCACCGGCACCATCATGGACAACATCCGCTACGGCAGGCTCGACGCCACCGACGGCGAGTGCATGGCCGCCGCGCGCCTGGCAGGCGCGGACGGCTTCATACAGCGCCTCCCCGAGGGCTACCAGACGATGCTCACCGAGAACGGCGCTGCCCTCTCCCAGGGCCAGCGGCAGCTCCTCGCCATCGCCCGCGCGGCCGTGGCCGACCCGCCCGTCATGATCCTCGACGAGGCCACCTCCTCGATCGACACGCGCACCGAGGCCATCGTGCAGCGCGGCATGGATGCGCTCATGGCCGGGCGTACCACGTTCGTCATCGCCCACCGCCTCTCAACCGTGCGCAACGCCGACGTGATCATCGTCCTGGATCACGGTCGCATCATCGAGCGCGGCACCCACGACGAGCTCATCGCCAAGCAGGGCACGTACTACCAGCTCTACACGGGGGCCTTCGAGCTCGAGTAG
- a CDS encoding GNAT family N-acetyltransferase: MTEQRIETGRLVLRAWCPNDADELFRWARDPGVGPAAGWAPHESVEQSREIIATVLGAPENYALCERGTEAPIGAAGLKIGRASSDELALGTDGAELGYWLARPFWGRGYMSEAVRALIRHGFVNLGLTDVWGLHYAGNDRSRHVMERCGLTYVRTTEPRPHPVSGEPVREDVRRVSRAPWESSHIR, encoded by the coding sequence ATGACGGAGCAAAGAATCGAGACCGGGCGGCTCGTGCTGCGGGCATGGTGCCCCAACGACGCCGATGAGCTCTTTCGCTGGGCACGGGATCCGGGCGTGGGCCCGGCCGCCGGCTGGGCCCCACACGAGAGCGTCGAGCAGAGCCGAGAGATCATAGCGACGGTGCTCGGGGCCCCCGAGAACTATGCCCTCTGCGAGCGCGGGACCGAAGCGCCCATCGGGGCAGCGGGCCTCAAGATTGGCCGCGCCTCGAGCGACGAGCTCGCGCTCGGCACGGACGGCGCAGAGCTTGGCTACTGGCTCGCCCGCCCCTTCTGGGGGCGCGGCTACATGAGCGAGGCGGTGCGCGCCCTCATCCGCCACGGCTTCGTCAACTTGGGGCTCACGGACGTCTGGGGCCTTCACTACGCGGGAAACGACCGCAGCCGGCACGTCATGGAGCGCTGCGGCCTCACCTACGTGCGCACCACCGAGCCACGTCCGCACCCCGTCAGCGGCGAGCCCGTCCGCGAGGACGTGCGGCGCGTCTCTCGCGCCCCATGGGAGAGCTCGCACATCCGCTGA
- a CDS encoding YjdF family protein — MRSEGVSSTLTVFHDGQFWVGVVEHVEDGRYGACRVVFGAQPSTEELLQFVLRRWGALEFTEARPGEVGVLAKNPKRRQRQAAREACQRGPGTKAQIALREERERSHEEAGANRSREAHAQAEARFAQRSEKRKRKRRGR, encoded by the coding sequence ATGCGCAGCGAGGGCGTCTCGTCGACGCTGACCGTCTTTCATGACGGTCAGTTCTGGGTCGGGGTCGTGGAGCATGTCGAGGATGGTCGCTACGGGGCGTGTCGCGTCGTCTTTGGCGCGCAACCCTCAACGGAGGAGCTGCTCCAGTTCGTGTTGAGACGCTGGGGCGCGCTCGAGTTCACGGAGGCGCGTCCGGGTGAGGTCGGCGTTCTGGCGAAGAATCCCAAGCGTCGCCAGAGGCAGGCCGCACGAGAGGCGTGTCAGAGAGGCCCCGGCACGAAGGCCCAGATCGCCCTCCGTGAGGAGAGGGAGCGTAGCCACGAGGAGGCCGGGGCCAATCGGAGCCGAGAAGCGCACGCGCAGGCCGAGGCCCGCTTTGCCCAGAGGTCCGAGAAGCGCAAGCGAAAGCGTCGTGGCCGCTGA
- a CDS encoding ABC1 kinase family protein: MEEEAKRDSSRSSSSSSDELLDAWYTSVKGEKLTDDEQTIGLLGGRAAATSDYGLSTASRLARIRAMLSIVRRYDIFHGLTPQSLRRMLEELGPTFVKAGQILSMRSEILPESFTRELSRLRTDVEPMDRETVLGALRAEYDRPLEEIFDAIDDRPLGSASVAQVHKARLITGELVALKIQRPRVQEIMAQDISIMRSLARFAARFMGDEHVIDLQSVVDELWQSFREETDFLVEARSLEEFRRNNVGCAFVDCPKPYPALCTRHLVVMDYVEGIPIDQGACLVREGYDLAEIGTKLVDNYTSQMLDDGFFHADPHPGNLVIRGGQIVYLDLGIMGRLSSRDRGALADMVVAVARGDSARLAEGLLRFSVSGFAEAQRAHLLSDLDAIVANFGLANLSDLDIGAFMNALISLAQKNGIELPGSVTMLARSLVTLEAVVDSMLPDTSIVDIIQGHLKAHAEPGKLVKGELAGLSRQTLEAAHSLLGATGEAQLAMRMLTRGQLRMNLDLAGTADPLEDLSRIANRLTMSVIVAGLFIGSSVVYYARIQPVILGVPVIGFVGYLVAFTLGIWVAWDIIRENRRRRRH; encoded by the coding sequence GTGGAGGAAGAGGCCAAGAGGGACTCGTCGAGAAGCTCGTCCTCCAGCTCGGACGAGCTTCTCGACGCGTGGTACACGAGCGTGAAGGGCGAGAAGCTCACGGATGACGAGCAGACGATCGGCCTTCTGGGAGGACGCGCCGCCGCTACGAGCGACTACGGCCTCTCCACGGCCTCGCGCCTCGCCCGCATCCGCGCGATGCTCTCGATCGTGCGCCGCTACGACATCTTTCACGGGCTCACGCCCCAGAGCTTGCGCCGCATGCTCGAGGAGCTAGGCCCGACCTTCGTCAAGGCCGGCCAGATTCTCTCGATGCGCTCCGAGATCTTGCCCGAGAGCTTCACGCGCGAGCTCTCCCGCCTGCGTACGGACGTGGAGCCCATGGACCGCGAGACGGTGCTCGGGGCCCTGCGCGCCGAGTACGACCGGCCCCTCGAGGAGATTTTCGACGCCATAGACGACCGTCCCCTGGGCTCGGCGTCGGTCGCCCAGGTCCACAAGGCGCGCCTGATCACGGGGGAACTCGTGGCGCTCAAGATCCAGCGGCCCCGCGTGCAGGAGATCATGGCGCAGGACATCTCGATCATGCGCTCGCTCGCGCGCTTCGCCGCCCGCTTCATGGGCGACGAGCACGTCATCGACCTGCAGTCCGTGGTGGACGAGCTCTGGCAGTCCTTCCGCGAGGAGACGGACTTCCTCGTGGAGGCCCGCAGCCTCGAGGAGTTCCGGCGCAACAACGTCGGCTGCGCCTTCGTGGACTGCCCCAAGCCGTACCCTGCCCTGTGCACCCGGCACCTCGTGGTGATGGACTACGTCGAGGGCATCCCGATCGACCAGGGCGCGTGCCTCGTCCGGGAGGGTTATGACCTCGCCGAGATAGGCACCAAGCTCGTGGACAACTACACGAGCCAGATGCTCGACGACGGCTTCTTCCATGCGGACCCGCACCCGGGCAACCTCGTCATTCGTGGGGGCCAGATCGTCTATCTGGACCTCGGCATCATGGGCAGGCTCTCCTCGCGCGACCGCGGCGCGCTCGCCGACATGGTCGTCGCCGTGGCGCGGGGAGACTCGGCCCGGCTCGCCGAGGGCCTCCTGCGCTTCTCGGTGTCCGGCTTCGCCGAGGCGCAGCGAGCCCATCTCCTCTCCGACCTAGACGCCATCGTGGCGAACTTCGGCCTTGCGAACCTCTCTGATCTGGACATCGGCGCGTTCATGAACGCGCTTATCTCCCTGGCGCAGAAAAACGGCATCGAGCTGCCCGGATCGGTCACCATGCTCGCGCGCTCCCTCGTGACGCTCGAGGCCGTCGTCGACTCGATGCTGCCGGACACCTCGATCGTCGACATCATTCAGGGTCACCTCAAGGCTCACGCTGAGCCGGGGAAGCTCGTCAAAGGGGAGCTTGCGGGGCTCTCCAGGCAGACGCTCGAGGCCGCGCACAGCCTCCTGGGAGCGACGGGCGAGGCCCAGCTCGCCATGCGCATGCTCACGCGCGGGCAGCTGCGCATGAACCTCGACCTGGCCGGGACCGCCGACCCGCTCGAGGACCTCTCGCGGATCGCCAACCGCCTCACCATGAGTGTGATCGTGGCGGGCCTGTTCATCGGCTCGTCGGTGGTCTACTACGCGCGCATCCAGCCGGTCATCCTGGGCGTGCCGGTCATCGGCTTCGTGGGCTACCTCGTGGCCTTTACGCTGGGGATCTGGGTCGCCTGGGACATCATCCGCGAGAACCGCCGACGCCGCCGCCACTGA
- a CDS encoding phasin family protein, whose protein sequence is MSDFDVTDGFRKLFLASVGAVAIGAEKSQEVVGDLVKKGELTVEQGKTLNKELSRKAKEAFDNTSDATLRSRLEAMSPEERSAYAAKVAQMSAELDSDAVKVDVEGADAPEDSAQ, encoded by the coding sequence ATGTCTGACTTTGACGTGACGGACGGCTTCAGGAAGCTCTTCCTCGCCAGCGTGGGTGCCGTGGCCATAGGCGCCGAGAAGTCCCAGGAGGTCGTGGGCGACCTCGTCAAGAAGGGTGAGCTCACGGTCGAGCAGGGAAAGACCCTCAACAAGGAGCTCAGCCGCAAGGCCAAGGAGGCCTTCGACAACACCTCGGACGCCACGCTGCGCTCGCGCCTCGAGGCTATGTCGCCCGAGGAGCGCAGCGCCTACGCGGCCAAGGTGGCCCAGATGTCTGCCGAACTCGACTCTGACGCGGTGAAGGTCGACGTCGAGGGCGCGGACGCCCCCGAGGACAGCGCACAGTAG